From the Desulfosarcina sp. BuS5 genome, one window contains:
- a CDS encoding MerR family transcriptional regulator has product MPKEIPISPELPDKFYFKVGEVSELADVPAYVLRFWETEFKKIKPKRTPSGQRLYKKEDVELILKIKYLLYKKKFTIQGARQYLKSAADNQPDTPSQKILNHIRIELKKILDILR; this is encoded by the coding sequence ATGCCGAAAGAAATACCCATTTCACCAGAACTCCCGGACAAGTTCTATTTCAAAGTCGGCGAGGTCAGCGAACTTGCAGATGTTCCAGCCTATGTGCTCAGGTTCTGGGAAACCGAATTCAAAAAAATAAAACCAAAGCGTACACCTTCCGGTCAAAGACTGTATAAAAAAGAAGATGTTGAGCTGATCCTCAAGATTAAATACCTGCTCTATAAAAAAAAATTTACCATTCAGGGCGCACGTCAATACTTAAAATCAGCCGCAGACAATCAGCCGGACACGCCTTCGCAGAAAATCCTGAATCATATCCGTATCGAGCTTAAAAAAATTCTTGATATTCTAAGATAA